A single Bifidobacterium scardovii JCM 12489 = DSM 13734 DNA region contains:
- the nrdF gene encoding class 1b ribonucleoside-diphosphate reductase subunit beta: MAPISVPRKPLKLIDRVSAINWNRLEDEKDLEVWDRLTGNFWLPEKVPVSNDLPSWQAMSEEEHTLTMRVFTGLTLLDTIQGTVGAVSLIPDALTPHEEAVYTNIAFMESVHAKSYSSIFSTLCSTEQIDQAFAWSEDNEYLQKKAQIVLDYYEGDSPLKRKVASTLLESFLFYSGFYLPMYFSSHAKLTNTADVIRLIIRDEAVHGYYIGYKYQKGLEKVSDVKREEMREYTYELLNELYDNEVEYTESLYSGVGLVDDVEKFLRYNGNKALMNLGYPALFPAEICDVNPAIIASLSPNADENHDFFSGSGSSYVMGKAEDTDDEDWDF, encoded by the coding sequence ATGGCACCGATCTCCGTCCCCCGCAAACCCCTGAAGCTCATCGACCGCGTGAGCGCGATCAACTGGAACCGCCTCGAAGACGAGAAGGATCTCGAGGTCTGGGACCGCCTGACCGGCAACTTCTGGCTGCCCGAGAAGGTCCCGGTCTCCAACGACCTGCCCAGCTGGCAGGCGATGAGCGAGGAGGAGCACACGCTCACCATGCGCGTGTTCACCGGCCTGACCCTGCTCGACACGATCCAGGGCACGGTCGGCGCGGTGTCGCTGATCCCCGATGCGCTGACGCCGCACGAGGAGGCCGTGTACACGAACATCGCGTTCATGGAGTCCGTGCATGCCAAGTCGTATTCGAGCATCTTCTCGACGCTGTGCTCGACCGAGCAGATCGACCAGGCGTTCGCGTGGAGCGAGGACAACGAGTACCTGCAGAAGAAGGCGCAGATCGTGCTCGACTACTACGAGGGCGACAGCCCGCTCAAGCGCAAGGTCGCCTCCACGCTGCTCGAATCGTTCCTGTTCTACTCCGGCTTCTACCTGCCGATGTACTTCTCCAGCCACGCCAAGCTCACCAACACGGCTGACGTGATTCGCCTGATCATCCGCGACGAGGCCGTGCACGGCTACTACATCGGCTACAAGTACCAGAAGGGGCTCGAGAAGGTCTCCGACGTCAAGCGCGAGGAGATGCGCGAGTACACCTACGAGCTGCTCAACGAGCTGTACGACAACGAGGTGGAGTACACCGAATCGCTGTATTCCGGAGTCGGCCTGGTCGATGACGTCGAGAAGTTCCTGCGCTACAACGGCAACAAGGCGCTGATGAACCTCGGCTATCCGGCGCTGTTCCCCGCCGAGATCTGCGACGTGAACCCCGCGATCATCGCCTCGCTGTCGCCGAACGCCGACGAGAACCACGACTTCTTCTCCGGGTCGGGGTCCTCCTACGTGATGGGCAAGGCCGAAGACACCGACGACGAGGACTGGGACTTCTGA